The Corynebacterium camporealensis genome contains a region encoding:
- a CDS encoding flavin-containing monooxygenase, protein MTEKHIYDAVILGAGYGGLGMGAQLRRDGLDNFVILEAADEVGGVWRDNTYPGAACDTQALIYCYSYFLNLGVSRMFAGQDEMLAYLKDMAEEFDLYSNTKLNHRITHAEWIEDDKLWAIETDQGETFYGRVFVGAWGQLSRPKFPNFKGRDKFQGVQFHSATWDHSVDLAGKKVATIGNAASAVQLVPEVAKVAEQLTVFQRSANYILPRDQIIFSEKEKEEFKSNPDSYRKIREEIHEVREAGFERTRQGTDAAEEGVEQAMAHLRNQVEDPELIEKLTPDFAFGCKRILRSDEFYLTFNRDNVTLETEGIEEFTEKGIRTKDGVEHEFDVIIFATGFHAQEFQGKLPIIGRNGQDLRERWGNTPEAYLGMAVDGFPNFFMLYGPNTNLNHHSVVAMLEEQDKYIRQAVEYLRDNPDTALDVDSEVLEKFNEHVQEELENSAFSADCSSWYKNEDGKVINNWSGNVAEYQDLTRELDLADYGVK, encoded by the coding sequence ATGACCGAAAAGCACATTTACGACGCAGTCATCCTCGGCGCTGGCTACGGCGGCCTGGGCATGGGCGCACAGCTGCGCCGCGATGGCCTGGACAACTTCGTCATCCTGGAAGCTGCCGATGAGGTCGGCGGCGTCTGGCGCGACAACACCTACCCGGGTGCTGCGTGTGATACCCAGGCACTCATCTACTGCTACTCCTACTTCCTGAACCTCGGCGTATCCCGCATGTTCGCCGGCCAGGACGAGATGCTGGCTTACCTCAAGGACATGGCAGAAGAGTTCGACCTCTACTCCAACACCAAGCTCAACCACCGCATCACCCATGCTGAGTGGATTGAAGATGACAAGCTCTGGGCGATTGAAACCGACCAGGGTGAGACCTTCTACGGCCGCGTCTTCGTCGGTGCATGGGGCCAGCTGTCCCGCCCGAAGTTCCCGAACTTCAAGGGCCGCGACAAGTTCCAGGGCGTGCAGTTCCACTCCGCAACCTGGGATCACTCCGTAGACCTGGCAGGCAAGAAGGTTGCCACCATCGGTAACGCTGCTTCCGCAGTCCAGCTGGTGCCAGAGGTAGCTAAGGTCGCTGAGCAGCTGACCGTGTTCCAGCGCTCCGCAAACTACATCCTGCCGCGTGACCAGATCATCTTCTCCGAGAAGGAGAAGGAAGAGTTCAAGTCCAACCCGGATTCCTACCGCAAGATCCGCGAGGAAATCCACGAGGTTCGTGAGGCTGGCTTCGAGCGCACCCGCCAGGGCACTGACGCTGCTGAAGAAGGCGTCGAGCAGGCTATGGCTCACCTGCGCAACCAGGTTGAGGATCCGGAGCTCATCGAAAAGCTCACCCCGGACTTCGCCTTCGGTTGTAAGCGTATTCTGCGCTCCGATGAGTTCTACCTGACCTTCAACCGTGACAACGTCACCCTGGAGACCGAAGGTATTGAGGAATTCACCGAGAAGGGTATCCGCACCAAGGATGGTGTCGAGCACGAGTTTGACGTCATCATCTTTGCTACCGGCTTCCACGCTCAGGAATTCCAGGGCAAGCTGCCAATCATCGGCCGTAACGGCCAGGACCTGCGCGAGCGCTGGGGTAATACCCCAGAGGCTTACCTGGGCATGGCTGTCGATGGCTTCCCGAACTTCTTCATGCTCTACGGCCCGAACACCAACCTGAACCACCACTCCGTGGTGGCCATGCTGGAAGAGCAGGACAAGTACATCCGCCAGGCTGTCGAGTACCTGCGCGACAACCCAGACACCGCTCTGGACGTCGACTCCGAGGTGCTGGAGAAGTTCAACGAGCACGTGCAGGAAGAGCTCGAAAACTCTGCCTTCAGCGCTGATTGCTCCTCCTGGTACAAGAACGAAGAT
- the gabT gene encoding 4-aminobutyrate--2-oxoglutarate transaminase — protein MQDISHRLPQERKVNSSIPGPESKKLAERAEKSLPRALGPGLPAYIVEGDGGVLVDADGNSLIDFASGIAVTSVGASNPRVAEAIGEAAKHLTHTCFLNAPYEGFVAVAEKLNELTPGDHEKKTVLFSTGAEAIENAVKIARNHTGKNRVVVFDSAFHGRTNLTMTMTAKNKPYKAGFGTLASDIYRVPGSYPLRDGLSGEQAAQRTIRAIEQQVGADDLAAVVIEPIQGEGGFVVPAEGFLPALQKWCNDNGVVFVVDEIQAGVCRTGKWFASHHEGITPDLITTAKGLGGGMPVSGVTGRAEIMDSPGPGSLGGTYAGNPVACASSLAAFAEMEDKDLNSRAQEIEGIIREELEPLLELDTVAEIRGRGAMIALELVNADGTPNAELTGKVAASCKQQGVVVLTCGLDGNVIRLLPPLVINESTLREGLSVLASAIREN, from the coding sequence ATGCAAGATATCTCTCACCGCCTCCCCCAGGAGCGGAAGGTTAACTCTTCCATTCCCGGCCCGGAGAGCAAGAAGCTAGCGGAACGGGCTGAGAAGTCCCTGCCACGTGCGCTTGGCCCAGGTCTTCCGGCCTACATTGTCGAAGGCGACGGCGGCGTTCTGGTCGACGCCGACGGCAACTCGCTCATCGATTTCGCCTCCGGTATTGCAGTGACCTCCGTGGGCGCTTCCAACCCGCGCGTTGCTGAAGCTATTGGCGAGGCTGCCAAGCACCTGACCCACACCTGCTTCCTCAATGCTCCTTACGAGGGCTTTGTTGCGGTAGCAGAAAAGCTCAACGAGCTGACCCCGGGCGATCACGAGAAGAAGACTGTTCTGTTTTCCACCGGTGCAGAAGCAATCGAGAACGCTGTGAAGATTGCTCGTAACCACACCGGCAAGAACCGCGTGGTTGTCTTCGATTCCGCATTCCATGGTCGTACCAACCTGACCATGACCATGACTGCAAAGAACAAGCCTTACAAGGCTGGCTTCGGAACCCTGGCATCTGACATCTACCGCGTTCCGGGTTCCTACCCGCTGCGTGATGGTCTGTCAGGTGAGCAGGCTGCACAGCGCACCATCCGCGCCATCGAGCAGCAGGTCGGCGCTGACGATCTCGCAGCTGTGGTCATCGAGCCCATCCAGGGCGAGGGCGGCTTTGTCGTTCCGGCGGAAGGCTTCCTGCCGGCACTGCAGAAGTGGTGCAACGACAACGGCGTTGTCTTCGTCGTCGACGAAATTCAGGCTGGCGTGTGCCGTACCGGTAAGTGGTTCGCTTCCCACCATGAGGGCATCACCCCGGACCTCATCACCACTGCGAAGGGCCTTGGTGGCGGTATGCCAGTATCCGGTGTGACCGGCCGCGCCGAAATCATGGATTCTCCTGGCCCAGGCTCCTTGGGTGGCACCTACGCAGGTAACCCGGTGGCGTGTGCTTCCTCCCTGGCTGCTTTCGCCGAGATGGAGGACAAGGACCTCAACTCCCGCGCACAGGAAATCGAAGGCATCATCCGCGAAGAGCTCGAGCCGCTGCTCGAACTCGACACCGTAGCTGAGATCCGTGGCCGTGGCGCCATGATTGCACTCGAGCTCGTCAACGCTGATGGCACCCCGAACGCTGAGCTGACCGGCAAGGTGGCTGCTTCTTGTAAGCAGCAGGGCGTCGTTGTTCTTACCTGTGGCCTGGATGGCAACGTCATCCGCCTGCTGCCGCCGCTGGTGATCAACGAGTCCACGCTCCGCGAAGGCCTCTCCGTACTGGCTTCCGCTATCCGCGAGAACTAA